From Vicinamibacteria bacterium, one genomic window encodes:
- a CDS encoding ankyrin repeat domain-containing protein, producing MFEANARRGSGGGVLGLMSLAALFWAATVTPRTSPESNVADAARLSDIDEVRTLIERGADVDAAQGDGMTALHWAAKTGNVELARVLIEAGANLDAKTRIGEHRPLHVASAEGRSSVVLALLEAGCRVNETTTTGATALHFAAGSGSAEAVAILLQHGAEVNPKEPVWGQTPLMFAAAAGRTDVVEVLLEHGADPAIAAKMVDVAARNKLDRAERRERNRRVAELRSTEKDVVGQPPSTSDQARSQAIAESQREREEAEKRGNEPEPLNYADLVGMHGGLTPLLLAAREGHTESALALIKGGADINQVSRADGTSPMLIAMINGHFDLAMRLFELGADPNLASDAGATPLYAALNMHWAPKARHPQPVAYLQQKLTYMEVMETLLKAGVDPNVRLKKTLWYTTYNRDLLGVDRTGATPFWRAAYALDITAMRLLLAYGADPSLPTIKVPERRDPELGEVDDVDRSGLPPVPMGGPAVYPIHAASGVGYGQGFAGNSHRHVPDGWLPAVKFLVEELGADVNARDHNGYTPLHHAAARGDNELILYLVSKGADATALARNGQTTADMANGPVQRVQPFPETVALLEKLGSQNN from the coding sequence ATGTTTGAGGCGAACGCACGACGAGGCTCGGGAGGCGGGGTTCTTGGCCTCATGAGCCTGGCGGCACTCTTCTGGGCCGCGACCGTCACTCCGCGGACTTCGCCCGAGTCCAACGTGGCTGACGCGGCGAGGCTGAGCGACATCGACGAGGTCCGGACTCTGATCGAGCGAGGTGCCGACGTCGACGCCGCCCAGGGCGATGGGATGACCGCTCTGCATTGGGCGGCCAAGACCGGGAACGTGGAGCTCGCGCGAGTCTTGATCGAGGCGGGCGCTAATCTGGACGCTAAGACGCGGATCGGCGAGCACCGGCCGCTACACGTGGCGAGCGCCGAGGGAAGATCCTCGGTGGTGCTGGCTCTGCTCGAGGCAGGCTGCCGAGTCAACGAAACGACGACGACCGGTGCTACCGCGCTTCATTTCGCCGCCGGCTCCGGAAGCGCCGAGGCCGTCGCCATTTTGTTACAACATGGCGCGGAGGTGAATCCGAAAGAGCCGGTCTGGGGACAGACCCCACTGATGTTCGCCGCCGCGGCGGGCCGCACCGACGTCGTCGAAGTGTTGCTCGAGCACGGGGCCGATCCCGCGATTGCCGCCAAGATGGTCGACGTGGCCGCGCGAAACAAGCTGGACCGGGCCGAACGACGCGAGCGGAATCGGCGTGTCGCGGAGCTCCGGTCGACGGAAAAAGACGTCGTGGGTCAGCCGCCCTCGACGAGCGACCAGGCGCGATCGCAAGCCATCGCCGAGAGCCAGAGGGAAAGAGAGGAAGCGGAGAAGAGAGGAAACGAGCCCGAGCCCCTCAACTATGCGGACCTGGTCGGTATGCATGGCGGACTGACACCCCTTCTCCTTGCCGCGCGCGAAGGCCACACCGAGTCGGCTCTCGCCCTCATCAAAGGCGGGGCCGATATCAACCAGGTGAGCCGGGCGGACGGGACGAGTCCCATGCTCATCGCCATGATCAATGGTCATTTCGATCTCGCCATGAGGCTCTTCGAGCTCGGAGCCGACCCGAACCTGGCGAGCGACGCCGGGGCCACACCGCTCTACGCCGCTCTGAACATGCATTGGGCGCCCAAGGCGCGTCATCCTCAACCCGTCGCCTACCTGCAGCAAAAACTCACTTATATGGAAGTGATGGAAACCCTGTTGAAGGCTGGCGTCGACCCGAACGTCCGGTTGAAGAAAACGCTCTGGTACACGACTTACAATCGGGACCTGCTCGGCGTCGACCGAACCGGCGCCACGCCGTTCTGGCGCGCGGCTTATGCGCTCGATATCACTGCGATGCGTCTGCTTCTGGCCTACGGAGCCGATCCGAGCCTACCCACCATCAAGGTGCCCGAAAGACGTGACCCCGAGCTGGGCGAGGTCGATGACGTCGATCGGTCCGGGCTGCCGCCGGTGCCGATGGGTGGACCGGCGGTCTATCCCATCCACGCCGCCTCGGGCGTGGGCTACGGGCAGGGCTTCGCCGGAAACTCGCATCGTCACGTGCCGGACGGCTGGCTTCCGGCCGTCAAATTCCTCGTAGAAGAGCTGGGCGCCGACGTCAACGCAAGGGACCACAATGGCTACACGCCGCTCCATCATGCGGCCGCCCGGGGAGATAACGAGCTCATCCTCTATCTCGTGTCCAAGGGTGCCGATGCTACCGCGCTCGCCCGCAACGGGCAGACCACGGCCGACATGGCGAACGGGCCGGTGCAGCGCGTCCAGCCCTTCCCGGAAACGGTCGCGCTGCTGGAGAAGCTGGGCTCCCAAAACAACC
- a CDS encoding DUF1552 domain-containing protein, with the protein MGCITGKHIPRRTFLRGMGASVALPFLEAMLPARKAWATSSFERTPLICIEMVHGSAGSTKWGSTQHFWSPAATGRDFDLGPTAMSSLEPFRDYLTIVSDTDVRNAEAFAPKEIGGDHFRSSAVFLTQAHPKQTESSDVYAGTSLDQIYAQRFGQDTPIPSMQLCIENVDQAGGCAYGYSCVYTDTISWKSPAEPLPMIRDPRVAFDMLFGAGGTAEERAARRQTARSVLDFVVGEVSELQAKLDAADRQRLDRYLENVREIERRIQKVEERNLSGEVRELPEAPPGVPDSFDEHVKLMFDLMALAIEADITRVFTFKMGRDASGRVYPESGVDKPFHPASHHGDKEKNIEEFSRINRYHVSLIPYLLAKLQSLHEADATLLDKSMIIYGSPMGDPNVHNHKRCPLFVVGGVNGRLGGGVHLKAEPGTPMANVMLSLMHVLGLDDVQSFGDAVAPFSLSI; encoded by the coding sequence ATGGGATGCATAACCGGGAAGCACATTCCCCGCCGTACGTTTCTCCGCGGGATGGGTGCGAGCGTAGCCCTGCCATTTCTGGAGGCGATGTTGCCTGCGCGCAAAGCCTGGGCGACGTCGTCGTTCGAACGCACTCCCCTGATCTGCATCGAGATGGTCCACGGCTCGGCCGGCAGCACCAAATGGGGATCCACTCAACATTTCTGGTCCCCCGCCGCCACCGGCAGAGACTTCGATCTCGGCCCCACGGCGATGAGCTCTCTCGAGCCGTTCCGCGATTATCTCACCATCGTCAGCGACACCGACGTGCGCAACGCCGAGGCTTTCGCCCCCAAGGAGATTGGCGGCGACCATTTCCGCTCGAGCGCGGTCTTTCTGACGCAGGCACATCCCAAGCAGACCGAGAGCTCCGATGTGTACGCCGGGACCTCACTCGATCAGATTTACGCGCAACGGTTCGGCCAGGACACGCCCATTCCCTCGATGCAGTTGTGCATCGAGAATGTGGACCAGGCGGGCGGATGTGCCTACGGCTACTCCTGTGTGTACACGGACACGATCAGCTGGAAGTCTCCCGCCGAACCGCTGCCCATGATCCGCGATCCCCGGGTTGCGTTCGACATGCTCTTCGGCGCCGGTGGCACCGCGGAAGAGAGGGCCGCCCGCCGGCAGACCGCGCGGAGCGTTCTCGACTTCGTCGTCGGTGAAGTGTCGGAGCTTCAGGCGAAACTCGACGCCGCCGACCGACAGCGGCTGGATCGATATCTCGAGAACGTGCGAGAGATCGAACGGCGGATTCAAAAAGTCGAGGAGCGCAACCTGAGCGGAGAGGTGCGCGAGCTGCCCGAAGCGCCGCCCGGTGTTCCCGATTCCTTCGACGAGCACGTCAAGCTGATGTTCGATCTCATGGCCCTCGCGATCGAGGCGGACATCACCCGGGTGTTCACGTTCAAGATGGGTCGCGACGCGTCGGGGCGCGTCTATCCCGAAAGCGGCGTCGACAAACCGTTTCATCCGGCCTCGCACCACGGCGACAAGGAGAAGAACATCGAGGAGTTTTCTCGGATCAATCGATATCACGTGAGCCTCATCCCCTATCTTCTCGCCAAGCTGCAGAGTCTCCACGAGGCGGACGCCACCCTGCTGGACAAATCGATGATCATTTATGGCTCTCCCATGGGAGATCCGAACGTGCACAATCACAAGCGGTGCCCGCTCTTCGTCGTCGGTGGGGTGAATGGAAGGCTCGGGGGGGGCGTTCATCTCAAGGCGGAGCCGGGTACGCCGATGGCAAACGTGATGTTGAGCCTGATGCACGTGCTCGGCCTCGACGACGTGCAAAGCTTCGGAGATGCCGTCGCTCCGTTCTCGTTGTCCATCTGA
- a CDS encoding DUF1592 domain-containing protein, with amino-acid sequence MRIAAAMLPVAALWLTHPDESGATGANGETGREAAVEASSLELARAVIEETCWQCHNDAALVGNMSLDSFDVSAAPNDAALAEKMIRKLRAGMMPPPGVPRPSEEGLKALVDELETQLDNVAERRPNPGRRTFQRLNRAEYAASIHDLLALDIDAGDYLPLDTKSANFDNIADAQLLSATLMEGYLRAASELSRLAVGDANATPREATYKVTRWASQTEQVEGAPYGTRGGVSVTHNFPADGEYLFRVSFHHETTGALHGSAPAILHTSADNPEQIEISVNGERIALLDIDRWMHVSDPNGVNLRTDPVFVRAGAHRVAAAFIRKFEGPVQDLIAPHDWSIASTSIADAYGMTSLPHLRDLAITGPYKATGVSETGSRRKIFTCHPVSPEDESSCASEIVSRLSSQAYRRSLSASELERLMSLYELGKEPGGFESGIRTALEGILASPHFVFRFEEPPASSEDGEAYRLDELDLAARLSFFLWGTGPDEELVARAREGGLSEPRALEAQVRRMLADPRSKALATRFAAQWLRLQDLEPMHPDVRLYPDYHDQLKNSMRRETELFFENLIREDGNVLELLEANYSFLDERLARHYDIRGVIGSDFRRVAYPDGRRGGLLGHGSILTMTSHASRTSPVLRGKWVMEVLLGSPPPPPPPNVPELEASGDAEDGRLLSVREQLEKHRSDPACHSCHRVIDPIGLVLENFDATGAWRIRDNGVPIDTSGELYDGTALESPSDLRDALLDHSTSFIRTFTENLMAYALGRRVEYYDMPAIRKIERDASGDDNRMSAFILGVVKSPAFHMKAAVIDEPTTANGSH; translated from the coding sequence ATGAGGATCGCAGCTGCGATGCTTCCCGTCGCGGCTTTGTGGCTGACTCACCCGGACGAGTCCGGAGCGACCGGTGCCAACGGCGAAACCGGGCGGGAAGCCGCGGTCGAGGCCTCGTCGCTCGAGCTCGCCCGTGCGGTGATCGAAGAGACCTGCTGGCAATGTCACAACGACGCCGCGCTGGTGGGAAACATGTCGCTGGACTCGTTCGATGTCTCCGCCGCCCCGAACGATGCAGCGCTCGCGGAGAAGATGATCCGCAAGCTGAGAGCGGGAATGATGCCGCCCCCCGGCGTTCCTCGACCGAGTGAAGAGGGCCTGAAGGCCCTCGTGGACGAGCTCGAGACCCAGCTCGATAACGTGGCCGAGCGTAGGCCGAACCCCGGCCGGCGGACTTTTCAGCGGCTCAATCGAGCCGAGTACGCGGCCTCGATCCACGATCTTCTGGCCCTCGACATCGATGCCGGTGATTACCTTCCCCTGGACACGAAGAGCGCCAATTTCGACAACATCGCCGACGCGCAGCTGCTCTCGGCAACGCTGATGGAAGGCTATCTCCGGGCGGCGAGCGAGCTGAGCCGTCTGGCCGTGGGCGATGCGAACGCCACTCCGAGAGAGGCGACCTACAAGGTCACGCGCTGGGCCTCACAAACGGAGCAGGTCGAGGGAGCACCGTACGGGACCCGCGGAGGGGTCTCGGTGACGCACAACTTCCCCGCGGACGGCGAGTACCTATTCAGGGTGTCCTTCCACCACGAGACCACCGGGGCCCTCCACGGGAGCGCTCCCGCCATCCTCCACACGTCGGCCGACAACCCGGAGCAGATCGAGATCTCGGTCAACGGCGAGCGGATTGCGCTCCTCGACATCGATCGGTGGATGCACGTATCGGATCCGAACGGCGTGAACTTGCGGACCGATCCGGTTTTCGTCCGCGCCGGCGCGCATCGAGTGGCCGCGGCCTTCATCCGGAAGTTCGAAGGACCGGTGCAGGATCTGATCGCTCCCCATGATTGGTCCATCGCCAGCACCAGCATCGCCGACGCCTACGGGATGACGAGCCTCCCCCACTTGAGGGATCTGGCCATCACCGGACCGTACAAGGCAACCGGGGTCTCGGAGACGGGAAGCCGCCGGAAGATCTTCACCTGCCATCCCGTTTCGCCGGAGGACGAGTCTTCCTGCGCCAGCGAAATCGTTTCCCGCCTGAGCTCGCAGGCATACCGACGGTCGCTGTCAGCGAGCGAGCTCGAGCGGCTGATGTCTCTCTACGAACTCGGCAAAGAACCGGGAGGGTTCGAATCGGGAATTCGTACCGCTCTCGAGGGGATCCTGGCGAGCCCCCATTTCGTGTTCCGTTTCGAGGAGCCTCCCGCCTCCTCCGAAGACGGGGAAGCCTACCGCCTCGACGAGCTGGACCTGGCCGCGCGCCTCTCCTTCTTCCTTTGGGGCACCGGGCCGGACGAGGAGCTCGTCGCCCGCGCCCGAGAGGGCGGCTTGTCGGAGCCGAGAGCCCTCGAAGCGCAAGTGCGAAGGATGTTGGCCGACCCTCGCTCGAAAGCTCTGGCGACGCGCTTCGCCGCACAATGGCTGCGCTTGCAGGACCTGGAGCCAATGCACCCGGACGTTCGGCTCTATCCCGACTATCACGATCAGCTCAAGAATTCGATGAGGCGCGAGACGGAGCTCTTCTTCGAGAACCTGATTCGCGAGGACGGAAACGTGCTGGAGCTCCTCGAGGCGAACTACTCGTTTCTCGACGAGCGGCTCGCTCGACACTACGACATCCGCGGCGTCATCGGCAGTGACTTCAGGCGGGTCGCCTACCCGGATGGGCGGCGCGGGGGCTTGCTTGGCCACGGCAGCATCCTCACCATGACCTCGCACGCCAGCCGAACGTCTCCGGTGCTCCGAGGCAAGTGGGTCATGGAGGTCCTCCTGGGAAGCCCGCCTCCACCCCCTCCGCCCAACGTCCCGGAGCTGGAAGCTTCCGGGGATGCCGAAGACGGCCGTCTCCTTTCCGTGCGCGAGCAGCTGGAGAAACATCGCTCCGATCCCGCCTGCCATTCGTGTCATCGCGTGATCGATCCGATCGGCCTCGTCCTGGAGAACTTCGATGCCACGGGAGCGTGGCGGATCCGGGACAACGGGGTCCCCATCGATACATCGGGAGAGCTCTACGACGGCACGGCGCTCGAGAGCCCATCGGATCTCAGGGATGCCCTTCTGGACCACTCGACGTCGTTTATACGAACGTTCACCGAGAACCTCATGGCTTACGCCCTGGGCCGTCGAGTCGAGTACTATGACATGCCGGCGATCCGCAAGATCGAGCGCGATGCGTCCGGAGACGACAATCGCATGTCCGCCTTCATTCTCGGGGTCGTGAAGAGCCCGGCGTTTCACATGAAGGCCGCGGTGATCGACGAGCCGACGACGGCGAACGGGAGTCATTGA
- a CDS encoding DUF302 domain-containing protein — MEHTSLAHKIEIRVPYEDAVEKVMDALKHQGFGVLTAIDVKDTLERKLSVTFRKYVILGACNPPLAERALRAELDVGVLLPCNVVVYETHPGRSAVAAMAPVSAMGLMGDNAAIKEVAAEADLRLREALASLEREHGK; from the coding sequence ATGGAGCATACGAGCCTCGCACACAAGATCGAGATCAGGGTTCCTTATGAGGATGCGGTAGAGAAGGTCATGGATGCCCTGAAACACCAGGGATTCGGCGTCTTGACGGCCATCGACGTCAAGGACACCCTGGAAAGAAAGCTTTCCGTCACGTTCCGCAAATACGTCATCCTGGGCGCGTGCAACCCGCCGCTCGCCGAGCGCGCGCTGAGAGCGGAGCTCGACGTCGGCGTTCTCCTTCCGTGTAACGTGGTGGTCTACGAGACGCACCCGGGGAGGTCGGCCGTCGCCGCGATGGCTCCCGTATCGGCGATGGGGTTGATGGGTGACAATGCAGCCATCAAGGAGGTAGCGGCCGAAGCCGATCTCCGGCTGCGGGAGGCCCTCGCGAGCCTCGAGCGCGAGCACGGCAAGTAG